One Streptomyces dangxiongensis genomic window, CCACTCCTTGTCGTAGGACAGGGGCTCCTTGGGGTCGTCGACGACCAGCGGCGCGTACAGCGCGCGGTCGGGCTGCGTGCCGACGTGGGAGTGGAGCAGATAGGTGCCCGGATGCGGGACGGTGAAGCGGTAGCGGAAGTCGGCCCCGGGCCTGATGGCCGCCTGGGTCAGCTCCGGGGTGCCGTCCATGTCGCAGCGCAGCCGCACCCCGTGGGAGTGCAGCGTGGTCGATGTGGGCAGCCGGTTGGTGAGCGTCATGTCGAGCACGTCACCGGCGGTGACACGCACCAGCGGGCCGGGGAGCGACTCGTTGTACGCCCAGCTCCGCACGGACTTCCCGCCCAGGTCCAGCGTGCTCTCGGCCGCGGTGAACCGGTGCGTGCGTACCGGGCCGGACCCGCGTCTCCGCTCTGCGGCGCGTACCTCCGGGTCCGAGGGGTTGATGTACCCCCGGGGACCCGCTGGGACGAAGTCACCCTGGACGCCGCTGTCTTGGGGGCCCGAGCGGGGCTCCGAGCCGGAGCCGGAGCCGGTGCAGGCTGCCAGGAGTCCCGCGCCCGCACCGGCGAGGGGGGCACGGAGCAGGGTACGCCGAGAAGGAAGGAACATATCTAAATGAGACATGTCGTGTGGTCATATGGCCGGGTGATACGGCCGAATGCCCCATGTGTCGGGGCCAGATTCCTCCGGCAGGCGGACGGCCGCGTGTCGCCACGCCCGCCGGACCGGGACCCTCCTAGGCCGCCTTCGCCTTGGTGGCGTACATGTCGACGTACTCCTGCCCGGACAGCCGCATCACCTCGGTCATCACGGAATCCGTCACCGCCCGCAGCACGTACCGGTCCCGGTCCATGCCCTCGTAGCGGGAGAACTCCATGGCCTCGCCGAACCGGACGGTGACCCGGCCGGGCCGCGGGATGCCCCGGCCGCCCGGCTGGAGCTTGTCCGTGCCGATCATGGCGAACGGGACCACCGGCGCGCCGGTCATCAGTGTCAGCCGCGCGATGCCGGTGCGCCCCCGGTACAGCCGGCCGTCGGGCGACCGCGTGCCCTCCGGGTAGATACCGAAGACCCGCCCCTCCTCCAGGATCCGGCGCCCCGTCATCAGCGCGGCCACGCCGCCGTTCGCCCCGTCCCGGTCGACCGGGATCATGCCGACGCCGGTGAAGAACCACGCCATCAGCCGGCCCTTGACGCCCTTGCCGGTGACGTACTCGTCCTTGCCGATGAAGCACACCTGCCGCTTGGTGACCACCGGCAGCACGATCGAGTCGATGAAGGTGAGGTGATTACCGGCCAGGATCACCGGGCCGTCCCCGGGGATGTGCTCCACGCCCTCAACCTGTGGGCGGAACATCAGACGCATGATCGGTCCGAGCACTGCCTTGATGAGCGCGAAGCGGGACAACGGGTCCTCCGACGGCGAGGGAAGCGATATGAGTCTGTGCAGGTGAGGACATTACTCGCGGGTCCGGTCCGGGCGCACATCGGGAACACCCGGTTCACCGAGGCCTTACGAAGAGTTGACGCGGGTTTACCTGCGGTTGCGTGCCCGTACCGGCCCGCCGGGCCCTCGCGCGGGTGTGACGCACATCGCGCACTCCGGGGCCCCGACCGCCGACGGACCGTCACCTTCCGCCGTTCGAGCGGACACCCGACCTCACCCGGCTGTTCGCACCGGGGTCTCCCTCCCGTCATGTGACCGCCCCTACGATCGGCCCGCACCCAGGCGCGGTCCGGCGGACGGAGCGCCGAGACCAGGACACACGGCGAAGGCGGCGGGAGAGCGCTCATGGACAGGGACCAGGCGAACGGGCAGACGCGGGGAACGGGACGGCGGGCGCTCCTCGGCGCCGCGGTGCTCGGCGCGGGCGGAACGGCCCTCGGGCTGCCCGGCACGGCCCGGGCCGCCGGGCCCCGGACGGCGGGGCACGGGGGCCGCGGGCTGAAGAGCCTGCCGGTGCCGACGATCATCGGCCACCGGGGTGCCAGCGGCTACCGCCCCGAGCACACCTTCGGCTCGTACGAGCTGGCCCTGGACCTGGGTGCCGACGTCGTCGAGGCGGGCGATCTGGTGCCCACCAAGGACGGACATCTGGTCTGCCGGCACGAACCGGAGATCGGCGGCACCACGGACGTCGCCTCCCATCCCGAGTTCGCCGACCGCAGGACCACCAAGGTGCTGGACGGCGTCCCCACCACCGGCTGGTTCACCGAGGACTTCACGCTCGCCGAGCTGAAGACGCTGCGCGCGGTCGAGCGCATCCCGGCCAACCGCCCGCACAACACCCTCTACAACGGCCGCTGGGAGATCCCCGCCTTCGAGGACGTCCTGAAGTGGCAGGACGAGCAGACCCGCAGGCGCGGCCGGCAGGTCTGGATCTACCCCGAGACCAAGCACCCCACCTACTTCCGCAAGCTGGGCCTCCCCCTGGAGGAGCGGGTGGCCAAGCTGCTGCGCAAGTACGGCAAGGACGGCAGGAACGCGCCGGTCATCCTCCAGTCGTTCGAACCGACCAGCATCCAGCGGCTGAACCGGCTGGTCGACAACCCGCTGGTCGTCCTGCTCTCCTCGGCGGACAGCCGCCCGTACGACTTCGTCGCGGCCGGCGACCCGCGTACGGTCGCCGACCTGGTCACCCCCAGGGGCCTGCGGGAGATCGCCGGCTACGCGCAGGGCATAGGCCCGACCCTGGACCTGGTCATCCCCAGGAACGCGGACGGCACCCTGGGCCGGCCCACCACGCTGGTCCCCGACGCGCACAAGGTGGGCCTGGTCCTGCACCCCTACACCATGCGCAACGAGAACCCGTTCCTGCCGGCCGAGTACCGCAAGGGCGGCGCGGCCGACGCGTACGGCGACGTCTTCGGCGCCTTCAGGACGTACTTCGCGACCGGTATCGACGGCGTCTTCACGGACAACGCCGACACCGGGATCCTCGCCCGCGAGGACTTCCTGCGCGGTTGAGCACGTCAACCTCCGAACCCGCAGACCCCCCTTTCGGGGTGACTGTGCGCCGCCCCGGCAACCCGCCGCCGGGGCGGCTCGTCGTTGTGCATATGACGCCCGACCTGGTAGCCGCCCTGCGCCCCCTGCTGACCGCCGAGGCCTCCGCCGAGGCATATGCCTCCGGGAGCGAGCCGGGCGATCTGGAACAGGCCGTCTGGCTCCGCCTGCTGGAGCGGCTGGAGACCGACGGGCCACCGCGGGACCCGCAGGGCTGGCTGCGCAGGGCCGTGCGCGCCGAGGCCCGCCGCACCCGCCGCACCACCCGCCTCGAACGTCCGTACGGCGTCGAGCCGGCCGACGACGCCCGGCCCGGCCCCGAGCAGCACGCCCTCACCGCCGCCCGGTACCGCGCGCTGCGGGACGCCGTCCGCCGCCTGCCCGGCCGCTGCCCCCGCCTCCTGGAGGCCCTGCTCTCCCCGAAGGACCCGACCTACCGGGAAATCGCGGGGGAGTTGGGTATCTCACAGGGCAGTCTCGGGCCGGAACGCTCCAGATGTCTGGGATGTCTTCGGCGTTTGCTCAGTCCGGAGGTTGCTTCCCGCGGAGCGCGGGGATAGGAGTGAGGGACGACAGGTGATCAGGTGAGCGGGAGGCGTGCGCACATGGGCATGAGCGTGACCATCTCGGTGGCGACCGGGCAGGACGCGGAGCAGATCTTCAGGCTCCAGTACCTGTGCTTCCAGAGCGAGGCGGCGCTGTACGGCAACTACCGCATCGACCCGCTCGTCCAGACCCTGGAGTCCGTCCGCCAGGAGGTCGACGGCGACTGCGTCTTCGTCGCCCGGCTCGGCGAGGAGGTGGTCGGCTCCGTGCGCGGCAGGGTCACCGACGACGGTGCCGCGGCCATCGGCAAGCTCTGCGTCCACCCGCGTCTCCAGGGCCACGGCATCGGCGCCCGCCTGCTCCGCGCGGCAGAGGCCGCGCTGGCCGGGGAGCGCGGCGCCACCCGGTTCCGCCTGTTCACCGGCCACCGCAGCGAGGGCAACCTGCGGCTGTACCGCCGGGTGGGATACCAGACCGTGGGCAGGGCCCAGGGCGCCGACGGCGTCGAGATGATCATCCTGGAGAAGCCGGCCGGGGAGTACGCGCAGACGGCCTGACGTGCGGGGTGCCGGGAGCCGCGCGGGCGGTCACGGCCGGCCCCCGGCCGTCGTCCTCAGGCGCCCCTGCGGTCCCGCGCCCTGCGCAGCCAGTACAGGGCGGACAGCGGCAGCAGTACGGGGATGAAGACGTAGCCCATGCCGTAGTCGGACCACACGGTGGCGTCCGGGAAGGCCGAGCGGTCGACCAGCGTCCACGTACCGACGAGCAGCACCCCGGCCAGCTCGGCGGCGCAGCACACCGACGCCGCCCGCCGGGCCCTCTCCCCGCCCCGCACCAGCGTGTACGTGATGAACGCGTACACGACACCGGCCACGGCCGACAGGGAGTACGCCAGCGGTGCCCGGTCGAACTCCGTGGCGATCTGGTACGCCGACCGCGACAGCGCGCCGACCACCATCACGCCGTAGAACCAGACGAGCAGCAGGCCCGGCCCGCTGATCAGCCGGACCGGCTTCTCCTCCACCGCGGTCACCTCAGCCTCCCCAGATGTCGTAGAGCCGCACTTCCAGCACGGCCAGCACC contains:
- a CDS encoding lysophospholipid acyltransferase family protein, with protein sequence MSRFALIKAVLGPIMRLMFRPQVEGVEHIPGDGPVILAGNHLTFIDSIVLPVVTKRQVCFIGKDEYVTGKGVKGRLMAWFFTGVGMIPVDRDGANGGVAALMTGRRILEEGRVFGIYPEGTRSPDGRLYRGRTGIARLTLMTGAPVVPFAMIGTDKLQPGGRGIPRPGRVTVRFGEAMEFSRYEGMDRDRYVLRAVTDSVMTEVMRLSGQEYVDMYATKAKAA
- a CDS encoding glycerophosphodiester phosphodiesterase, with protein sequence MDRDQANGQTRGTGRRALLGAAVLGAGGTALGLPGTARAAGPRTAGHGGRGLKSLPVPTIIGHRGASGYRPEHTFGSYELALDLGADVVEAGDLVPTKDGHLVCRHEPEIGGTTDVASHPEFADRRTTKVLDGVPTTGWFTEDFTLAELKTLRAVERIPANRPHNTLYNGRWEIPAFEDVLKWQDEQTRRRGRQVWIYPETKHPTYFRKLGLPLEERVAKLLRKYGKDGRNAPVILQSFEPTSIQRLNRLVDNPLVVLLSSADSRPYDFVAAGDPRTVADLVTPRGLREIAGYAQGIGPTLDLVIPRNADGTLGRPTTLVPDAHKVGLVLHPYTMRNENPFLPAEYRKGGAADAYGDVFGAFRTYFATGIDGVFTDNADTGILAREDFLRG
- a CDS encoding sigma-70 family RNA polymerase sigma factor, with protein sequence MTPDLVAALRPLLTAEASAEAYASGSEPGDLEQAVWLRLLERLETDGPPRDPQGWLRRAVRAEARRTRRTTRLERPYGVEPADDARPGPEQHALTAARYRALRDAVRRLPGRCPRLLEALLSPKDPTYREIAGELGISQGSLGPERSRCLGCLRRLLSPEVASRGARG
- a CDS encoding GNAT family N-acetyltransferase, producing the protein MGMSVTISVATGQDAEQIFRLQYLCFQSEAALYGNYRIDPLVQTLESVRQEVDGDCVFVARLGEEVVGSVRGRVTDDGAAAIGKLCVHPRLQGHGIGARLLRAAEAALAGERGATRFRLFTGHRSEGNLRLYRRVGYQTVGRAQGADGVEMIILEKPAGEYAQTA